Genomic DNA from Brassica rapa cultivar Chiifu-401-42 chromosome A04, CAAS_Brap_v3.01, whole genome shotgun sequence:
GAACCATCAGAAGCACTCTTCCCACTGTAAccagaacaaaaataaaaaaccgACTTGAACCGTGAGTTTTAGAGTCTTCCATAACCCTTTAGATTGGATCAATTTTCAAGCAAGTTACATGCCACCTTTTAGAGTAAGCTCCATTAGCTGATGCTCCAGAGTTTTTCCCTGTGATTATGTTCAGACTTCCCAAGCTTCCTCCTCTTGATCTTTTGATAGGCAATTTTTCCTTCATTTCAGATTGTTTAGCCTCAACCTCAGTGCCACCTGTCGTGTTCCCCTGCATAAAAAGAACCTCTCAGTTATGACCccacaattaaaaaaatggtagcaaataaagaaaactaaaaaatgaTGAGATGCAATCTACTCACAGAAGCTTCGGTCATTCCATTAGGAGAAGGCATAGCATAGGGGCTATATGGATAAGAACCCTGACACAGAGAAAGTAATTTGTTAAAAGAAATGATTAACAACCACATCATTTCAATAGAAATCAAATATTTGTTAGCGGAGGGATTGAAGGATGGCCGTACATGCCACCTGGGGGGATACATTGTAACGTACGGATGAGTTGGAGTTCCATAAGGAGGCATCACATGCTGCAACAATCAATCAAAGCTACAATGATAAAGAGCTTGACTCAGAGCAAGAACAGTTTCCTGAAGCATGCAAAATATCAAATCAAACGCTAGAACTCATGTAAAACAAAGTTACAATTAGCCATTTTCAACTTCCAAGAAATCTAAACATCAGGATGAAAGGCGAGGTAAGTAGAAACAGAGAGTTTACTCGATTTCTCCATCTCATTGCTAGCCATATAATCACACAAAACAGTTTCTAACACAACCAGCGAGAGCTTACCTACAAAGATGAACGTCTAGAAATTCAACATTCCAGCTAATTGGATGAGAAATACAGTTCCTAAACCAACAgctaaaaaaaagaagtcttCTTTCTCAATCAACTTAGCGTGTAGGTAAAAAATTCGGAGACAACACAAAGAAAATTCAGAACAGAAACACAGAATCTAACCAAAAGACACAAACTGGAGATGCGACATGAAATACCTTAATGACAGGTAATGTCCGAAAAATCTGAGCACAAATTGGGGATAAGGTACGGATTTATAAGCTTTACATTTGGAGAATCAATGTCTTAGACCAAGAAAATTGAATGATTTCtaacggagaagaagaagaagaagaagaaaaagagttcACAAGGAATAAAAATTGCTTCTTTATCAGGTGTTTTTATATAAGAGCCCCTTCTTCTaagttttgtttatatttttaccCGTGTAATTATATATCTCTCTCAGCAAACCTACCCATATTCTCCAAATTCATAACATTAGTTTTCCTACCCATATTGTCCAAAATTATACAtgtaatatgatatcaacaatAATTAAATGCTTAGAAAAATGCATTAATAGAATTATTATCAATGACTAATTGATGGAAAATAGGAAAACTAATGTTATTATTCATCACAAATTCTCATTAAcctttttgaatatttataatCTAGTTAGGCCctaaatctagtatatattgtCATTGCACATAAACTATAGCTTATTTTATGCCAAAATAGCTAGGAATTATATCTTATATAAGTAAGTGAATGACCACTTGTACTAAACTAAAGTTCCAACTATTAGAGAAGATAAGAACTTTGACTTAAAAAAACTTTCACTCAAGTTTGATATGTAATGGATGTTGTTGGTATGTGAAGTCTCCAAGAACTATTAGACACGAGAGAGCaatctaaaattaaaatgggACGGAAATATAAACAATGAAATATTTAGGGTCAGAaacataaataaagaaaaacttaAGGGTGAGAAATGAAACGAAATTAAGAAACACAAGCTCTGTTTTAGCCCTCTTTCAAAGTAGAACTCTTTCCGTCTCCGTCTCCACCGCAATGGCTTCTCCGGAACAAGACCCAGACACCGTAAACGAAGCAAACCACCACAAAACCCTAGCGGAATCCTCATTCACTTCCGGCGACTTGACGTCAGCCCTAAACCACGCGCGTAAAGCCCTGACCTTGTCTCCCAACACCGAAGGTCTATCCTCCATGGTTACCGCCTTCGAAACCATCACCTCCGCCTCCGGAGATGCCCCGGAGTGGTACAAGATTCTAAAGGTAGAGCCTTTCTCCCACTTCGACACCGTAAAGCAGCAGTATAGTAAGCTAGCTCTGGCGTTGCATCCTGATAAGAATCCTTACGTGGGGTGCGAGGAAGGGTTTAGGCTTGTGAATGAGGCCTTTAAGGTTTTGGAAGATAGGGTTAGGAGGAATGAGTATGATGCGAAGCTGAGGATTAGGATTCAGGGCGAGATTGGTGCTTGTGATGGTGGTTGTGATGAAACGGCGTCGTTTTCGACCGTTTGTACTTCCAAGATCATAACTTATAgtaggaagaggaagaagcgtGTTGATGAGGTTAGTGAAAGTCTGAGAAGAGTGAGAGAGGTGGAAGCAGAAGATGAAGGGATGATGACTTTAGCAGAAATGCAATCAGTGCTAAAGAGaaataaacagaaaaatatCAATAGAGAAGAAAAGATGGGAAGGGAAACGCAGGAGATCTCTTCTGGTGATGAAACGTTGGTGGAGATGAGTACTAACAAGGAGAATGGTAAGCGAGAAGctgtaaagaagaagaagaagaagaaaacaaaccaCAAGGAGTTAGGTGAGATAGTGGAAGATgaggattttgattttgataaagAGAGGATGCCGAGGAGCTTCAAGAAAGGGCAGGTTTGGGCGATATACGATGACAACGTACCTCGGTGTTACTGTTTGGTAAGTGAAGTCGTCTCTGTGAGCCCTTTCAAGGTGTGGATAAGCTGGTTGGATTACGAGAGCGAGAAACTCATCTCTTGGATGAAGAACAGCTCTTGTGGGAGGTTCCGTGTTTCAGAGAAAGCTTTGATCGAGCATGTGAAACTCTTCTCTCACGTTGTCAACTGCGAGAGGGTTGCACGAGAAGTGTACCAAGTATATCCCAGGAAAGGCTCGGTTTGGGCTGTCTACTCAGAGACAGATACAGGtcagaagagaagaaagactaAGCACTATGAGATCGTCGTGTGTTTGACTATGTATAGCGATGCGTATGGCTTGAGTGTGGCGTATTTGGAGAAGGTTGGTGACAGCTTGTTCAAGAGACGGGATTACGGGTGTAATGCGGTCAGGTGGGTTGAGAAAGAAGATGTTGCGGGCTTGCTCTCTCATCAGATTCCGGCTAAGAAGCTGCAGGAAGATCAATGTGGAGCTGGTGTGAGAGAGTCTTGGGTTCTTGATCTTGCTTCTGTTCCTCCTGATTTGGTTTCTGCCACTTAGTAAGAAcatagttgttttttttttcttttggatctTTTCATCGTGATAAAAGAGAACAAAGCAACTCATGTCAAACATTTTTATCACCAAGATTATATTATTTAGCTGTatattcatatattccaaaatttaaatattttacagCGAAGTTGACATTTTGTGTTAAACCTTGTTTTATTACAGAACACAATCTAAGCAGATGTCCTAATAATAACACTGCACTTTTCTCAAGAGTAAGTTTTAAGTTATGCTTGAAAGAACGTAGAAGAGGATGAATGGCTTTTCTTTTTACGGTTTGGTGTTTAGATTCATTTTGGTTTCTCTTAAAAATTGTGAAAGATTGTGAGATCAATGACGTAAGGTACAAGTAAAATAAAGCAGTTCATAACTAAATAATATGGATCAATTATCATCAATCATGTTCTTGAACTTGGATGAAACTATTGGAGAGGTTTTCAAGATTTGAGACAcccatataatatttattattatttcatatcAATAGTACATATCAATAGTACTTTGGAAACAGACGcccatataatatttattagtaTTTCATATCAATAGTACATATCAATAGTACTTTGGAAACAAATTTAATGCATAGAAGGATCAAGAACTTGACCAAGGAACAGAACCAGGCCGCTTCTGTACTCTTTGACAAGGAAGAGAAACGGATGGTCAGCCACAAAGTCGTACTTTTTTGGCGGACGTAAAATACCGCCACAAAAAGATACAGCGGTAGCAGCTGCAGCTTTCGTTCCCACTTCATCGACCTCAATGCAAGCCTTGTGGACAATCTTCTCCAGCGGCGTCTCCAAGCCTAAACCCTTGAGAGCCTTTCagacatcaaaatcaaaaccgaATTTAAACGTTGGAATCTTGACTTCTCCAATACTTACACACTGGCCAGGAATATAGCCATTCAAGAAACCACGACAAGAAGATAGGCTCTCCAGCATTGCATGCAACCCATCTTTGTCATCAGGCAGACAGATTTGCATCGAGAAACGATTGTCTTCTAAATAATTGCTTCCTCCTTTGTATGGTAAATGAAGGACTTTGAAACCTTGGTAGGCTTCAATACGGTGTTTGTAAGAGGCTTTTGCGGACATGAAAGGCACGCGTAGTTTGGTTCCATCAAGACGGTGAAAGTCTGAGACTTTAGTTAGCGATGGattaaattcttcatcccatcTTCCATGGAAGAAGAGAGCATTAGCAAATATGAGATCAGTCTTTGGAGAAGCAAAGCTTAGGAGATCAGTGATGAGTCCTCTTGTCTGATTCTCGACCCATGCATTTACTTCTTCAACCACTTCATCAGCCtttcaaaaccaaaaacaaaaacatagaaAAGCTAGCTATCAATATATGTGGTGTCAAAGGTGGACTAAAAATTGAACCtgtcatttgttttgattcaATCCCAAAAAACCGGatatcagaaagaaaaaaaaaacaaatagtaatatgcaatatttatttaaaaaaaacaaatcaaaccacaattattaatattttctaagaCATATATTCACTTGATCCATTGTGCGAAAAATGGCTGTtaaactgaattttttttttgataactgcGGGATCAGACGATCGAGGTCAACCAACTAATTCTGCAAGGCCCGCAGCATCCACATATTCTTACCATTTAAAGCAGACGGGTGGCCAGCTGAATTCGAACCCGGGTCCGTATTGGGGCCAAGGCTCCCTCAAGACCACTGGGCCGTCCTGGCTGGTTGGTTAAACTGATTTTTAGAAGACTAGTTTGGTTTCAGACACTAGAGTTAGGTTGTGTGAAAAATTATACCTTTGTGCGAAAATCAACTTGGTTGAAATTAGCCTTGTACGTATTCTCTATGAGACTTGTGAAACAAGGCTCGACAGGGAGAGACTTGTCCATCCAGACGCCGTTAGCCACCGAGATCGTTGGACCTCCGGTTGCGGTGCTGTCGGCTAGGACGTCAGTTATGACCTTGGAAGAGACGGCATTAAGCTCAGTAATAGAAGAAGCTTGCAGTAAAGAGAGAATATGATTTGCAGTGGATCCGCCTGACTTGGCGGCGAAGAAGCTGAGGATGACATTGATTGACGCAGGCGAAAACACGAGGTTGGAGGTTTTAGCGTCGGTGGTGGCGATAACATGCTTAGCAAAATTCAGAACGATCTCGTTTTGCTTCCCTACTGATGTTTGCAGGTCCATATTTTTATGGTGTGATGAGACGGTAACTACGAAAGCCAAAGAGGTGAGGTTAGGATGAAGGTAGGTAAAAGATTTATCTTCCACAATCTTATTTATATAAAGCTTGTAATATAAATTTCCAAATTCAAAATAGTTTacttaaaaacttaaaatgaaaattgttttttaaaataaaaaaaatcttaatagcATTAAATAGGGTTAATAATAAGTTAATAGggttaataaaaagttaatagcattaacaaaataatcaaaaatttaatttaaataaatcttaACTTAAGAAAATTTAATTCTAAACtggaaatataaattttaaaccaaaaatagTGTATCTTTTCTAAACAGAATCAACAGAAATTAGAAATGCTAAAATTAacttaagaaaattaaattctaaactggaaatataaatttaattttggtaGATTTCGAACCTCAGGTGCTTAGCATCTTTCCAAACACAAAGTACCACTAGACTACGCTTGTGTGGTTGAgatttaaaacttaaatataaatttatacacatgaaagaaaaataaaaatgacattAAATAGggttaataaaaagttaatagcattaacaaaattttcaaaatttaatttaaataaatcttaGCTTGAGAAAATTTAATTCTAAActcgaaatataaattttaaaccaaaaatagtgtatttttttaaacagaATCAACAGAAATTAGGAATGCTAAAATTAacttaagaaaattaaattctAAACTGGAAATATTTAAAgcaaaaatagtttattttattaatttgaaagATTTATACTATCTTAGtgaataaaattgtttttttaaggaaaaaatcttaaataaatattattttcgttTTTCTTCATTAAATAGGGTTAATAATAAGTTAatagcattaaaaaaataatcaaaatttaatttaaataaatcctAACTTGAGAAAATTTAATTCTCAACTGGAAATATACATTTAAAGCCAAAAATGgtgtatctttttaaaacagaATCAACAAAATTAGGAATGCTAAACTTAACTTGAGAAAATTAAATTCTAAACtggaaatataaatttaaaccaaaaatattctattttattaatttgaaagACTATACTATCTTAGTGAATAAAATAGTGAAAGATTTATACTATCGTAGTGAATAAGATTTTCTTAATTATcctaatgaataaaataatgtaAAGATTTATACTCTCCAAAAGATTATTAATTTGAAAGATTTATACTATCTTAGTGAATAAGATTTTCTTAATTATcctaatgaataaaataatgaaaagatTTGGTTTTAAAGCAaacaaatttacatttaaaaaaaaattaaaattaaaattgcatccataatttataatttaaatttcatataattttatttaaaattttctacattattgttttaattaaatttctaaaatttaagttttgatttaaaaaaaatccagtCAATATTCTATATAGATTgtttaattcaaatatttaaaacttagataaaaaataatttatgaaaaaatgtcattttatttttgtttcatgtgtataagtttatatttaaattttaaatttcaaccACACAAGCGTAGTCTAGTGGTACTGTGGGCTTGGAAAGATGCTAAGCATCTGAGGTTCGAAATCTACTAAACTCAAATTTAACCCGTTTGTGTGGTCAGACGACATGGATATCTGATTTCCATTGCTAAAAAGATGttaatatattcatattttacATCATATTTTGCATTTGTATAAGGTAAGAAACTGTAAAAAATAGTTACGTTCAAAATTTCAAACCTATTTATTATGGTGTGCCCCATGTTGCAATGCTTGCTAGATTGCATCATTGCTCTCTCACCAAATTTCGGCCAAAAAGCTGCCGGAAGATCAATCTGAAGCCGGTGTGAGAGAGTCTTGGGTGACCGATCTTGTTTATGATCCTCGTGATTTGGTTTCTGCCACTTAGTAAAACATACatgcttcttcttttcttttggatCTCTTCATCAACAAGCACCTCATGTCAAACATTTGTATCACCAAGATTATttagtcttttctttttgattaaTTGGGGTATCACATGCTTATAAAAGGTTCaaactaattttgaaaaaagTGCAGTTCATGAAGACTTTTTCTTCAAGTTATAAATGGGACGAAAGTATATTCTTTTTCTTGTAGTTTTTCTTAGTTGTGTATAtgcaaaaatttaaataattccAGCAAATGTTGACATTGATTGGCAAACGTAGATGTTCTATTACAAAATACACGTCTAATCACCACGCGCATGTGAAACAGGTTCAAGAACAGACATAGTCGAAAGCAGATGTCCTCATGATATTGCATCTTCTCGAgagtaacttttattttatgttgTGTAAAAGAACTTCGAAGAGGATGAATGACTTTTCTTTTTACGGTTTGGTGTTTAGACACATTTTGGCTTCTCTTAAAAAACCTGAATGATTCTGAGATCAATGACGTGAGGAACAAGTGAGATAAAGGAGTTCAGATCATGTTATTGGACTTGCATGAAACTCTTAAGAGGGGGTTTTCAAGATTTGAGATAtccatataatatttattatttatttcatatttgattgTTTTTGAAAACTTGGTATAAAAGATTAAAATGGTCACTGGAATCCACAAAAGAGTAATAATAATAGTACTTTCGCGACAAACTTAATGCATACAAGGATCAAGAACTTGACCAAGGAACATAACCAGGCCGCTTCTATATTCTTTGACAAGGAAGAGAAAGGGATGGTCAGCCACGAAGTCGTACTTCTTTCGCGGTTGGAAACAACCGCCAAAACAAGATATACTGGTAGCAGCTGCAGCTTTCGTTCCCGCTTCATCGACCTCAATGTAAGCCTTGTGGACAATCTTCTCCAACGGCGTCTTCAAACCCAAACCCTGGAGAGCCTTCGAGACATCAAAATCGAGATCTTTAAAAGAAGTCTCGACAGAGAGAGACTTGTCGATCCAGACTCCATTAGCTGCCGAGATCGTTGGACCGCCACTCGCGGTGCTGTCGGCGAGGATGTCTGTTACTATCTTGGAAGACACGGTATTGAGCTCTTGGGTCGAAGAAGCTTGTAGCAAAGAGAGAATATGATCTGCGGTGGAACCGCCTGACTTGGCGGCGAGGAAGCTGAGGACGACATTGATTGACGCCGGCGAAAACACGAGGTTGGAGGTTTTCGCGGCGGGGGTGGTGGCGATCACGTGATTAGCCACTCTAAGAGCAAGCTCATTTTGCTTCCCTACTGATTTTCGGAGGTCTATATTTTAAGGCGCGGTGAGACGGTGAATATGAAAGCCAAAGATGTGAGATTAGGTAAAAAGATTTATCCCCACAATCTTATTTATAGAGCTTCTAATATGAAAAATTCCAAATTCCAAATATTttacttaaaactaaaaaaaaggaaaagtattttttgaaaaagggaaaatcttaaataaaagGTCACTTCctttcaatttcaatttaaatcctatattttaaaattttaacatatacTAAAAACTAGACTTTAGACTTGAAATCCaaatcctaaaccttaaatTCAGAAAATTGAATTCTAAACTGGAAATAAAAATCCCAAAGTAGTGTATTTTATTTAGTCTATTGTTAATCAAgattttgttattaattatcctaatgaataaaataatgaagTTAATTGGATTTGACCACGTGACAGGTAAAAGATTCCTTATAATTTTTCTGAATTAATTATTGTAAACGCAATCAAGAAAAAGAATACGACAGAACAGTGTCAGACGTAAGTTTAAAACTCTCTCTAAATTATGATTTAAGATACGTTAAGTAACCCCAACTACTCGTTTGATGTGTAGCTTTCGCGATGTGAATCTAATGAATACTTTattctataaattttaatatagcTGAACCAGAAAACATGGCAATTTTTATAAAGCCAATAATGggattatttcatttttatgagATCATCAATAATATGAATTTTCAAGACAAAGAAAAGTTGGAGGAACACTACAAAGAAGGCATAACCAAGAATCTGTTGAAGCCAAGCAAAGCTTAAAGAGCTAAGGGCATCCCCATTGAGAGTTCAATGGGGGAGTTCACAcggttttcgaaaaaaaaaaaatattaaaataagtaaaagttGTGAACCTGTCTCTTGCAAGTTCACTGCAGTGAACCCGGGTCAACACTGTAGCGTGGATCCCACGGCACGTGACGGCTCGCGATTGGtccgattaatttttttttaaaaaaaaaaaaaaataaaataaaattcaaacagaaaaaaataataataaaaaaatgctttGTGAACCCCTCCCATGGGGTTCACTGATGTACATGGCCTAAGAGAGCATTTATCATCAGCACGGTTCAATATTCTTGAGACTTAAAGAAGTTAGCTTTGTGGCTGCTTTTGTTTATTCTGCTTGGTGCTTTGGAGAATCTTATACTCTTGGCACAAGTTTCTTTACTATACTGTTTCCTTTTCAATATTTCAGAGAAAAAAACAAGTCCAAAGCTTCAAGATCAAGAAGGAATCATCTTTACAAATTCAGTACCATGGTTGGTATTTTCTCCAGATTTTCtgctggtagaagcggccataGAAGAACACAAAGTGCCATCGTAAGCTCTCTCCTCTATTTGCTTGTCTTATTCCAGTACAGGTTCATGTGGCTCTTGAAGATTAAGTTATATGGGTACATGAGGTGGTTGTTCTGTTAATTTGTACTTGAGCTTTATGTTCAGAGTGATTGCTTCTCCAgtagatttgtttttcttttggttaagCTACCTTTAAGATTTTTCTGCCATTTTTCCTCTGATCTTCTTGAGAATCAACTTAGGCTTGGAATTGATGATTACATGCTtacatttgtttgttttttattttttcaaggTGATATTTTTGAGCTCCATTTTACTAGTTCAAGCCAAAACATTATCTCTGTTCATAATCTGGTTCCATAACACATTTCCATTTAATTGATTTATAAGCTATACTTGAATCTGCGATTATTTATTTCTTCGGATACGTGTTTGCTTCTTTCAAATACAGATGACATTAATCTTGTTTCAGGATATGAGGGAAGCATTGCCATCAAGTACTACTGAACTTGTTGGTTCAACTCATGGGATCGAAGTAGCAACAGAGTTTAAACCGGTGGAACACCCTATCGAGCCCATGGACATTGATCAACCGATCCAATGTCCACTCCCCGAGCCATCCATTCTCAATGTATGATCTTCACTCACAGGTTTCTTGAAGttccaagaaaataaaatagttatggTTTACTAATGCAAACATAAGGAGTGTTATAGAGAGCTTTACGCTCTTTTTGTGATCGTTTTTGTTGCACAGGATGGGAGAATATGGAAAGAGAGAGTGTCGGCGTCCATGAGGAGACGAGGCGACTTGGACATTGCTCAAGATGGAACGGATGTAGTAGAATCTGTTGGAACCAGCTCATGTGGTCCCACAGAACCTGATGGCTTTATGACAAAACCATCGGTAACTAGCCAATGCAATCCCAAGCGTCGATTCTTGCCTTCGCTCAGTGCACCGGAACGTCACATGCTTAATCTACTAGAAGAATGCAAAGCATCCGGTACTATCTAAGAACCAATGCTGGTCTGGTCTACGCTCTTTTTTATTCTGTGTAAGAACAAAAACCAAATCATATTGAATGTTAACACTGTATCTTGCGTCACAAGCTACACAAGTTTCCTTCATTTCCAAGTTACCTTACCTGTGTTAAAAAGTGGTCTCTCTTTTTCCTTCACTTAGTTAGAGATATTGTGTTTGTATCCTGTCTCTGTTCTGCTCCCACCATGTCTTAGCATGCACTTCCCCAAACCGTTCCCGACTGCAAACAACCGGTTTAGTTTGGTTAACGTTTAGGGTTAAAAAGGAACCGGTTCTCTAGTCTAGTGATTGGATAGCGTTAACTTGCTGATCAAGTTATCATCTAAAAGAGTTTAGGTTTACCTGAATCTGACACGGCGTAACTCTCTGGTTCCGTCTGGTAACTGTCTGATGGTAATATAAACCCCAGGCTCGTCCTCTTCAACCCACTCTGCTTGCATTTCACTAGAGTTACTGAGGGAAGGCGGTTCATCCCTAGATGAGGTGGTGGTTCTTGCTGCGTCCATTGGTGGTCCATAAAAGTGATGTGGGATGCTGCTACCACCTGGAGGCCTGTAGTTGTTTCTTGGAGTCCAGTCTCTGCTTTCTCTT
This window encodes:
- the LOC103865457 gene encoding uncharacterized protein LOC103865457 — encoded protein: MASPEQDPDTVNEANHHKTLAESSFTSGDLTSALNHARKALTLSPNTEGLSSMVTAFETITSASGDAPEWYKILKVEPFSHFDTVKQQYSKLALALHPDKNPYVGCEEGFRLVNEAFKVLEDRVRRNEYDAKLRIRIQGEIGACDGGCDETASFSTVCTSKIITYSRKRKKRVDEVSESLRRVREVEAEDEGMMTLAEMQSVLKRNKQKNINREEKMGRETQEISSGDETLVEMSTNKENGKREAVKKKKKKKTNHKELGEIVEDEDFDFDKERMPRSFKKGQVWAIYDDNVPRCYCLVSEVVSVSPFKVWISWLDYESEKLISWMKNSSCGRFRVSEKALIEHVKLFSHVVNCERVAREVYQVYPRKGSVWAVYSETDTGQKRRKTKHYEIVVCLTMYSDAYGLSVAYLEKVGDSLFKRRDYGCNAVRWVEKEDVAGLLSHQIPAKKLQEDQCGAGVRESWVLDLASVPPDLVSAT
- the LOC103865460 gene encoding uncharacterized protein LOC103865460 → MVGIFSRFSAGRSGHRRTQSAIDMREALPSSTTELVGSTHGIEVATEFKPVEHPIEPMDIDQPIQCPLPEPSILNDGRIWKERVSASMRRRGDLDIAQDGTDVVESVGTSSCGPTEPDGFMTKPSVTSQCNPKRRFLPSLSAPERHMLNLLEECKASGTI